The window gcaacaacaaaacaattcaCAGGTATAAAGTCCTTTCCTAGTTGTCAACTCTGAGCATCAGAAAAAGTGAACAATTCCACTCATTCCTTTCATATACAACAAACACTAGGATGTGGTATTTAGGGGTAATGACATCTACTGGAATCAAAGAAACTCTGCTCCCTGCTGGGAGGGATGAGCTAACCATTGTCTGTTCCCTTTACAGACAGTAGCCAACCTGTCTGGTTGTGAAGCCAAGGACTCAGAATCCCTGATGCACTGCCTGCGAGCAAAGAGCAAACAAGAGATCCTGGCTATTAACCAGGTTGGGAGAATTGTGTGTCTCAGAAGACATGATCAACAGGATGTGGGATTACCATCAATCAATTACTACTCAATGTGCTAATTCATCTCCATGGTTTGGTGTCCTTTCAATATAGTGTGCAAGAACAAGACAGGCTAATTATGATGTTGAGTTTCTTCTAGAGTGTGCATACGATTGTGAGATGAGATAGGATATAGGGAATTGCTGTGGATATTCATGggcattaaaatatttataggaTTGATCTTCAGCACTGACTGTCAATACTGTATAGGTCTTCAAGATGATCCCTGGTGTGGTGGATGGGAAGTTCCTACCCAAGCATCCTCAGGAGCTGTTGGCCTCTAAGGATTTTCACCCCGTCCCCAGTATCATTGGTGTCACCACAGATGAATGTGGCTGGGGAGTCCCCACGGTGAGACCTAGTTCTAAACACTGGAGAACATAAATTCAAATGGTGGGTGGTGGGAACTCAGAGATACTTTGATATAGTTTCAAACCATTCAATACTTAGGACTATCCTCTGATTCCCAGATCATGGACCTTTATCATATCATAGAGAACATAACTAGAGAGACCCTGCCAGCTGTTCTGAAGAGCACAGCAGCACAGATGGTGAGAGAGACCTCGGCTCCTGTCTTGATAGAGAGAGTTCCCATACATTTacttaaatctctctctctctctctctctctctctctctctctctctctctctctctctctctctctctctctctttctcccccctctggtgtgtgtgtgtgtgtgtctgtgtgtgtgtgtgactgtgtgtgtgttttcttgtgcAGGATCACCCCAAAGCTCTGCCTTTCCCCCTAGACCCTCTTTAATCCCTGGCCACATTCCTTACTTAGAGGCTGCTGTCTGCCTCTCATCATTCTTCCTGATTCCTATTGGTGTAGATGCTCCCTCCAGGATGCAGTGACCTGATAATGCAGGAGTACATGGGGGACACTGAGGACACAGAGACCCTGAAAGCACAGTTCAGAGAGATGCTGGCGGACTTCATGTTTGTGATCCCTGCTCTCCGAGTGGCACATTTCCAGCGTGAGTACATCTGGGACAAGAGCAAGGACAGGGAGTGCTCAGAGCTGTGGGACCCTGGCGAGCTCTGCAGTGTCCAGGCTGGACTCATCTTGGTCAGGTCTCTGACAGCGGGCAGCTTTCCTCCACTAAATCTTTATGTCTAGTGTAAGGACTGGCATCCTCTCCAGGTCTAGAACAGGAAGCATATTAGTTACCCTCAAGGTCTTATTAACTACTCAACATGGAATGCCAGGGTCCCTGTTTAACAAAAGTTTCTCACATCCAATGCCCCAGTCTGGATCTCACCACTCAATTGTGATTCCAGAGGACTTTAGAACAAGGTTTCTTGTCAACAAACTTTAGGCAGATCAGCTCCATATGAGAAATCACGATGTCAACATGTGTCCTTTTCTCCAGGTTCCCAGGCTCCTGTCTACTTCTATGAGTTCCAGCATCTGCTTAGCTTCATCAAGCATGTCAGGCCATTCTATCCGAAGGCAGACCATGGTGATGATGTTCTCTTTGTCTTTGGCTCCTATTTCTGGGGCATGAAATGTgagtttttcatgtttttctaGATTTGAATGGAGCATCAGATGATTTCCTGAGGCATTATTGAGCTCTTTGTCCAATTGGGGACACTGTTAGTCTGTGAGGGTACAGGAACACGTGTTCATCATATCTGAGCTTTAATAAGAACCAAGTTCTCCCTAAAATATACTAAGGTTAGAATATGAAACTTTCCTAGTTTAGCTTACACTAGAAGGAATGAGAGCACTCTAGTGTAGAAATGAACCTGAGAAACTTCAATTAATACTTTGGATGGATCCTGGATTCtaagtgggagggaagaggctaTAAACCAGGCCCAGGGTGCACCATCAGGCTGTGGTAACTGCAGGGAGCATGAGTAGGCACTTGCATGAGGAGGCTAGGACTTGGACTCTTGTTCTCCTCTGTTTGCAGTTGACCTCACTGAGGAGGAAGAGCTGCTGAAGAGGAGGGTGATGAAGTACTGGGCCAACTTTGCCAGAACTGGGTGAGAACACACCCCTTCCTCAACCTCCTTATTTTCAAGTCTCCTTCTAGGGTCCAAATGCCCTATTAGTATGCATGTGTCCTTAATTACATGATAGTCTTCAACTCAGGGCATACTCAGGCAGATACCTTCTAGCTTTCACACATTGTTCATCCCATAGACACAGGGTGGGGGAGTCACACTATTGTGGGACTGTTCTTTAGACATTGCACTTGAGATACACAATGCTAGCCAGTGCCCCTTGCTTTACCTGGAATAGACACTGGTGGTGACACTTGTATCTATATGAGTACAGCAGTCCATCTGTCCCCTGAGGCCGTTGGTCTGCTCATCCACTGCTCTGACTAAATTATGGGATCAGGCTTTGGGTCAGAGAGGCCTTCACTCTTCCCTGATGGACAGCATCCCCACAGGAACCCCAACAGCGAGGGTCTTCCCGACTGGCCTGTGATGGACCAAGATGAGAAGTACCTGCAACTGAACACCCAACCTTCTGTGGGCCGAGCCCTGAAGGCCAGAAGGCTGCAGTTCTGGACCAAGACTCTCCCTCAGAAGATACAGGAGCTACAGGGTACTCAAGACAAGCATGCAGAGCTATAGTGCCCTGTGTCAGGAAAAGTGTGTGAGGTCAAAATCAGATGGGGTAATTCTGAGCTTACAAAGTCCACTTACCTATATTTATTTGTTCTAACTAGTACATAACCATTTCTAACCTTAGCATTTGCCCTTTCAGACATGTAAGAAAACAATTATTCCTTATCATTATGGACAAACGTTCATTAGAGTCAATAAAAGCTCTCATAACTATGTGGATTGTGAGCCCCAAAGTGCCCCCATCTTCTTTAACCCTTCACTGAGACTAGGctcctatttccttccttccttccctgtttcctttcttcccttctcccttccttgcttccttccttcctcttttctttcctt of the Apodemus sylvaticus chromosome 21, mApoSyl1.1, whole genome shotgun sequence genome contains:
- the LOC127671925 gene encoding pyrethroid hydrolase Ces2a-like isoform X2; this encodes MALTRLGDWLYVVTCGLLLLLQHVHGQDSASPIRNTHTGQVRGSFVHVKGTKSGGVHAFLGIPFAKPPVGPLRFAPPEDPEPWSGVRDGTAQPAMCLQTDMTNLEGLKELTMLPIPMSEDCLYLNIYTPVHAKEGSNLPVMVWIHGGALVIGSASMNDGSALAATEEIVIVSIQYRLGILGFFSTGDQHATGNWGYLDQVAALRWVQKNIAYFGGNRDRVTIFGISAGGTSVSSHVVSPMSKGLFHGAIMQSGVALLPGLISDTSEVVYKTVANLSGCEAKDSESLMHCLRAKSKQEILAINQVFKMIPGVVDGKFLPKHPQELLASKDFHPVPSIIGVTTDECGWGVPTIMDLYHIIENITRETLPAVLKSTAAQMMLPPGCSDLIMQEYMGDTEDTETLKAQFREMLADFMFVIPALRVAHFQRSQAPVYFYEFQHLLSFIKHVRPFYPKADHGDDVLFVFGSYFWGMKFDLTEEEELLKRRVMKYWANFARTGNPNSEGLPDWPVMDQDEKYLQLNTQPSVGRALKARRLQFWTKTLPQKIQELQGTQDKHAEL
- the LOC127671925 gene encoding pyrethroid hydrolase Ces2a-like isoform X1, producing the protein MALTRLGDWLYVVTCGLLLLLQHVHGQDSASPIRNTHTGQVRGSFVHVKGTKSGGVHAFLGIPFAKPPVGPLRFAPPEDPEPWSGVRDGTAQPAMCLQTDMTNLEGLKELTMLPIPMSEDCLYLNIYTPVHAKEGSNLPVMVWIHGGALVIGSASMNDGSALAATEEIVIVSIQYRLGILGFFSTGDQHATGNWGYLDQVAALRWVQKNIAYFGGNRDRVTIFGISAGGTSVSSHVVSPMSKGLFHGAIMQSGVALLPGLISDTSEVVYKVIANLSGCEAKDSESLMHCLRAKSKQEILAINQVFKMIPGVVDGKFLPKHPQELLASKDFHPVPSIIGVTTDECGWGVPTIMDLYHIIENITRETLPAVLKSTAAQMMLPPGCSDLIMQEYMGDTEDTETLKAQFREMLADFMFVIPALRVAHFQRSQAPVYFYEFQHLLSFIKHVRPFYPKADHGDDVLFVFGSYFWGMKFDLTEEEELLKRRVMKYWANFARTGNPNSEGLPDWPVMDQDEKYLQLNTQPSVGRALKARRLQFWTKTLPQKIQELQGTQDKHAEL